The following proteins are encoded in a genomic region of Micropterus dolomieu isolate WLL.071019.BEF.003 ecotype Adirondacks linkage group LG04, ASM2129224v1, whole genome shotgun sequence:
- the uchl1 gene encoding ubiquitin carboxyl-terminal hydrolase isozyme L1, with protein MEWTPMEINPEMLNMLMNKLGVGESWRFVDVVGLEGEQLSDVPKTCCALMLLFPLTQQHEAFRQQQADKVAGDSEVYFLKQTAHNSCGTIALLHAVANNKSKPTFDNGSVLKKFLDETANMSADERAKHLEKNEAIREAHNEVAMQGQCRPEADRVNFHFIAFVNVNGQLYEFDGKINGPVKHGPTKDESFITDAAKVCRGFMEREQGEVRFSAVALCHS; from the exons ATGGAGTGGACCCCGATGGAGATTAACCCTGAG ATGCTGAACATG CTGATGAACAAGCTAGGCGTGGGTGAAAGCTGGCGCTTCGTTGATGTGGTGGGACTGGAGGGTGAGCAGCTCTCCGACGTTCCGAAGACCTGCTGTGCCTTGATGCTGCTCTTCCCACTGACACAACAG CATGAGGCTTTTAGACAGCAGCAGGCAGACAAAGTTGCAGGAGACTCTGAGGTTTATTTCCTGAAGCAGACGGCACACAATTCCTGTGGCACCATCGCCTTGCTGCACGCTGTGGccaacaacaaaagcaaaccCACATTTG ATAATGGGTCTGTCCTGAAGAAGTTTCTAGATGAGACCGCAAACATGTCTGCTGATGAACGTGCCAAACATCTGGAGAAGAACGAG GCAATCCGTGAGGCTCACAATGAGGTTGCAATGCAGGGCCAGTGTAGG CCGGAAGCCGACAGAGTCAACTTCCACTTTATTGCCTTTGTCAACGTAAACGGACAGCTTTATGAATTTG ATGGAAAAATTAATGGACCCGTGAAGCACGGACCTACCAAAGATGAGTCATTCATAACG GATGCAGCCAAAGTGTGCCGTGGATTCATGGAACGAGAGCAAGGCGAGGTCCGTTTCTCTGCGGTGGCTCTTTGTCACAGTTAG